Below is a genomic region from Deinococcus koreensis.
CGCGGTCGACAACGCAGCTGCCGAGACGGGCGCCGCCGTCGAGAACGCCGCGGAGGCCACCGGCGCCGCCGTCGACAACGCCGCCGCTGCGACCGGCGCCGCGGTGGAGAACGCCACCGAAGCCACCGGCGAGGCCATCCAGAACACCGGCGAGGCCGTGAACAACACCGTCGACCCCAACGGTGACGGCGTGGTCGACTCCAACAACGACGGCGTGGCCGACACCCGCCAGTTCCCCTGGGGCCTGCTGGGCCTGCTGGGCCTCTTCGGCCTGCTGGGTCGCAACCGCCCCGCCACCACCACGTACACCACCACCACCCCCACGGTGGGCACCACGACCACCGACCGCCGCTGATCGCGAGAGCAGGCGAAACCCAGAAGAGCCAGCCCCCACCGAACTGTGGTGGGGGCTGGCTCTTTGTGGCTTTCAGTGGCGCGGCGGGAAACGCACGAAGGTCATCCAGAATTCCTCGAAGGCGCGCATGGCACTCAGGAAGTTCTCGAAACCCACCGGCTTGACCACGTAGCCGCTGGCATGTCGCTCGTAGGAGGCGCGGACGTCGTCGTCGGACTGGCTGGTCGTGAGCATGACCACCGGGATCGAACTCAGCCCCCGGTCGGCCTTGATCTCGTTCAGCACCTCCAGCCCGTTCTTGCGCGGCATGTTGATGTCGAGCAGGATCATGTCCGGGCGGGGCGCCTGACCGTGCTCACCCTCGCGGCGCAGGAAGCGCATGGCCTCCACGCCGTCACGGGCCACGTGCAGCCGGTTGGGGACGCGGGCCTCACCGAAGGCTTCCAGCGTGAGCAGGACATCGGGTTCGTTGTCTTCGACCAGAAGGATTTCGATGTGGGGGGCAGGTTCAGTCATGGGTGTGGGGGCACGGCCGGCAGCGTGAAGTGAAAGGTGCTGCCCTGTCCGGGCACAGACTCCAGCCACAGGCGGCCACCGTGATGTTCCACAATTCTACGGCAGATGGCCAGGCGCATTCCGCTCCCAGCATGGCGTCCGGACGCGTGGGAGGGGCTGAGGGGTGTCAAGTCCCCGCGCGGCCCCCTCTGGCACGGTGTCCATGCTGATGCCAGTGATATCCACGCTGACCTGGCCGCCGGGGAGGTGGGCCCCGCTTCGGGCGCGCGGCATTCGAAGACTGCTTCGTCTGGACACCGAGCTGGCCATGGAAGTGCCGGGGCGGCAGCCGGGGGTGGCTCAGGGAATGTGCCCGGCGGTATCCAGGCGCAGGATGTCCTCGGCCGGCTGCCCGATGTGCTCCTGCACCTGTGCCCTCGGCCCGGTATTCAGGGTTCGCAGGATCTATTCGGCTCCGTCTCTTCGGCTGCCGGGGTGGCCCGCCCGTCGTGGTGGGCCCCCACCCACTCCTGCACGGCACCCTGCCCATCCAGCACCGGCACGCCCCGCACCTGCATGGCGACATACTCTCCACCCTGACGGCGCAGCCGGTGGCGGGTCGCGTAGAGGGTCGAGGTCTTCACGGCGGCGTTCCAGGCGGCCAGGGTGTGCGCCCGGTCGTCCGGGTGGATGGCCGCGAGCCAGCCCTGGCCCTCGTATTCGGCCGGGGTCTGCCCGGTGAACGCCTCCCAGCCCGGCTGGGGCGGCGAGAAGAAGCCGTCGGGGTCGGCCGTCCAGACGATCTGCGCGGTGGCCTCCACCAGCGACCGGAACCTCCGCTCGCTCTGCTGGAGCGCGGCCTGGGTCTGGTGCAGAGCCGTGGTGTCCTCGAAGACCGTCGTGACCTGCTGGGGCTGCGCCGAGCCGGGCAGGCGCCGGGGCACGGCCGTGACACTCAGCCACCGCCAGGTCTCGGAGGGAGGGTGGAACACGCCCATCGGCACCCGGCGCCGCACCTCGCCGCTTCGCAGGGCCTGCACCGCCGGGTGCTGGTCGCCGGGGAAGGCCGCGCCGCTGGGGTGGATGGCG
It encodes:
- a CDS encoding response regulator — encoded protein: MTEPAPHIEILLVEDNEPDVLLTLEAFGEARVPNRLHVARDGVEAMRFLRREGEHGQAPRPDMILLDINMPRKNGLEVLNEIKADRGLSSIPVVMLTTSQSDDDVRASYERHASGYVVKPVGFENFLSAMRAFEEFWMTFVRFPPRH
- a CDS encoding PAS domain-containing protein translates to MTFSSTGFALADAAALLQALPSPVALAHMDGSLVLNAAARARLAQVGGAQDWTELVHPESLPRVQEALRQAFHGETGHVPVRLPDSASPGLVTVAPAGPGAALIHLHAARDPLEVALELMDGLGLGMTVQAQDSQILFANRSAQAILGLSFDQLTGRDSLDPRWRAIHPSGAAFPGDQHPAVQALRSGEVRRRVPMGVFHPPSETWRWLSVTAVPRRLPGSAQPQQVTTVFEDTTALHQTQAALQQSERRFRSLVEATAQIVWTADPDGFFSPPQPGWEAFTGQTPAEYEGQGWLAAIHPDDRAHTLAAWNAAVKTSTLYATRHRLRRQGGEYVAMQVRGVPVLDGQGAVQEWVGAHHDGRATPAAEETEPNRSCEP
- a CDS encoding ATP-binding protein, which produces MTPLSPSHASGRHAGSGMRLAICRRIVEHHGGRLWLESVPGQGSTFHFTLPAVPPHP